The sequence CAGGCGCAGGGTTTCCGGCGGACGTGCGCCGTTGACCAGCAACTGCAGGTGCCAGCGCCCACCATCGGCTGCATCGGGTGCGCCGGAGATGCCGCACGGGGCAAAGCCACGCCGCTCGACCATGCCGATCACGCGCAGCACCGCGCCCTCGACGGGCTTCAGCACCAGGTCAAGCCGGTATTGCATTGGGGGTCTCCTGCCGGCGGTGGGCCGGATTGCTCTCCAGCATGGTGCTGTTGGCGTTGTTGGGCGGCACCAGCGGCCACACGTTGGCGCGCGCGTCGATGGCCACGTGCAGCAGCGCCGGGCCAGGCGCGGCCAGCAGGTGGGCCAGGCCGTCCTCGATCTGGTTGCGCGCGGTGATGCGCAGCGCGGGGATGCCGAACACCTGCGCCAGCGCGGCGAAGTCCGGGTTGTCGGACAGGTCGATCTCGCTGTAGCGCTCGGCGAAGAACAGCTCCTGCCACTGGCGCACCATGCCCAGCGAGGAGTTGTCCAGCAGCACGATCTTCACCGGCAGGCGGCAGCGGGCGATGGTCGCCAGCTCCTGCACGTTCATCATGAAACTGCCATCGCCGGACACCAGTACCACTGGGCGGTCGGGGCAGGCGAACTGCGCGCCCATCGCCGCCGGCAGGCCGAAACCCATCGTGCCCAGCGCGCCGCTGGTCAGGTGGTTGCGCGGATGGTTGAAGCGGCAGTGCTGGGCCACCCACATCTGATGCTGGCCGACATCGCAGGTGATGATGGTGTCGGCCGGAGCCGCCTCGCTCAGCCGCTTGAGCAGCGCCGGCGCGTAGATGTCGGTGCCCGGCGCGTCGTAACGCGCACCGAAGCGTTCGCGGTTGCTGCTGCAGCGCTGCTGCCAGGCCTCGCAGGCGCTCCTGGCGTTGCGCAGCGCCAGCAGTCCGCTGCGCACGTCGCCGGGAATGGCGATGTCGGCGGAACGCAGCTTGGAGATCTCACAGGCGTCGGCATCCAGGTGGATGACGCGCGCGAACGGCGCGAACTCGGCCAGCTTGCCGGTGGCGCGGTCATCGAAGCGCGCGCCGACCACGACCAGCAGGTCGGACTCCTGCACCGCCATGTTGGCCGCGCGGGTGCCATGCATGCCCAGCATGCCCAGCAGCTGCGGATGGCCGGCCGGCAGTGCGCCCAGGCCACGCAGGGTCAGCACGGTGGGGATGCCGCTGGCCTCGACGAACTGGCGGAACTCGTCCACCGCATCGGCCAGGGCGATGCC is a genomic window of Stenotrophomonas sp. Marseille-Q4652 containing:
- a CDS encoding ACT domain-containing protein, with the translated sequence MQYRLDLVLKPVEGAVLRVIGMVERRGFAPCGISGAPDAADGGRWHLQLLVNGARPPETLRLQLEKVHDCESVRITAVSAAGAAA
- the ilvG gene encoding acetolactate synthase 2 catalytic subunit; translation: MNSSAHSTPPNGARWLTQALEAEGVETLFGYPGGTIMPFYDALVDSRLKHILVRHEQGAALAANGYARVSGKVGVCVATSGPGASNLVTGIADAMLDSVPMVCITGQVGTPLLGTDAFQELDVFGMTMPIVKHSYLVRSVDQLPEVVREAFRIAREGRPGPVLIDLPKDVQLADASHLPAHVPAEVERPPVPDVEKLVEAIEAITMAEKPVIYAGGGIALADAVDEFRQFVEASGIPTVLTLRGLGALPAGHPQLLGMLGMHGTRAANMAVQESDLLVVVGARFDDRATGKLAEFAPFARVIHLDADACEISKLRSADIAIPGDVRSGLLALRNARSACEAWQQRCSSNRERFGARYDAPGTDIYAPALLKRLSEAAPADTIITCDVGQHQMWVAQHCRFNHPRNHLTSGALGTMGFGLPAAMGAQFACPDRPVVLVSGDGSFMMNVQELATIARCRLPVKIVLLDNSSLGMVRQWQELFFAERYSEIDLSDNPDFAALAQVFGIPALRITARNQIEDGLAHLLAAPGPALLHVAIDARANVWPLVPPNNANSTMLESNPAHRRQETPNAIPA